The proteins below are encoded in one region of Bombus terrestris chromosome 7, iyBomTerr1.2, whole genome shotgun sequence:
- the LOC110119434 gene encoding uncharacterized protein LOC110119434 yields the protein MNGFVEGATFESIVHYVLKNMKITQARAGYLVMEVLKAGVSLGRIKKTPRGTYILATDKPGSITHNIKEPHFSDDSDYDVSSEDSS from the coding sequence ATGAACGGGTTCGTGGAGGGTGCCACGTTCGAGAGTATCGTGCATTACGTGTTGAAGAATATGAAGATTACCCAAGCGCGAGCTGGCTACCTAGTAATGGAGGTTCTGAAGGCAGGAGTTTCTCTAGGACGCATCAAGAAAACTCCTCGCGGCACCTATATCTTGGCAACGGACAAACCTGGCTCTATCACGCACAACATCAAAGAACCACATTTCAGTGACGATAGCGATTATGACGTTTCGTCCGAAGACAGTTCGTGA